The sequence TCTCTATTAGAATGTGGTGCCTTTTGCAGTATAAATCAGCGACTAAGTCAGCATCTCCTTCGACCAAGGCCCTTATAGCGAGGGTTGAATCCAAAGTTGGCCCAGAATAAGGAGCATTAAAATTCTGCTTCTGCAAAACATGAGTTAGCTCATGAGCAACAACTCTATAAGCAGTTTCTCCACTTTCCAAGAAGTTCTCCTCAATGATATAGACTTTATTCCCCATGGTTGCAGCAATCCATGAGGCTGTTTGCTCTTTTTTCTCTTTTGTTAAATTATAGCTAGGAGGAACAAGAAAAGTCATCTTATAAATTGCTTCCCACATTCTGAGCTCATATATATCTCCCTTCGAAGGGCCCCATTTTTTTAAAGCTTCTTGCCTCGTAATCACAATTATCTTAGGTTGTTCTTTGAATGTGAGATTTCTAATCTCCTGAACTTCACCCTCAATCTCTTGAACCTTCTGGAGTACTTGTTTAGCCCTCTCATCTATTGAACCAACTCTGATTTGATAAAATGATGCGAGAAGAATGACAACCAAGGTAAGTGCTATCAACCCGGATTTCTTTTTCACATCACTCACCTTCGAAAGGTTATTTAGTGGAATACGCTTATAATCCATTTGGTGTCGTTACATGGGAAGGATTGTGGATGTAAATGAGGCAATTGATGAAATTCCAGACAATTCAGTGATAGCTGTTTCAGGCTTTAATCTGCTTGTAGCCCCAGAGTATCTGATCCTCAAACTGTTCGAGCACTACAAAGAAACAGGACATCCGAAGAATATTTTCTTGGAAGTCAATCCAATTCCAACAGCCCCCAATGGTGTTCTCGACAGGATAATGGAAGAGCTCTACAATGATCCAGATCAAGATTTCCTCTCAGGAATCCTTGTTACATATCCAGGCTGGTCTCCCTATCTGCAAAAGCTGATTCAAGAAAACAGAATTGAAGGATACACATGGCCTATTGGAACGGCTTCGTGGTTTTTCAGAGAAGTTGCGAGAGGCTTTCCAGGAGTTATAACGAAAGTTGGAATAGGGACGTTCCTTGATGGAAGACAAGATGCCGGGTATTTAAATGACCTCGCAAAAGAAAAGAAGAGATGTAAGGTTCAGCCGATCGAAATTAACGGGGATGAATATCTCCTATACACCGCTCCGAAGCCAAATGTTACATTTATAAGAGGAACAACAAGCGATGAAATCGGAAACATAACGACAGAAAGAGAGGGAGCATTTACAGATATTTTGAATATGGCTCAAGCTGCTAAATCTCTACCAAATCCAGGGATTGTAATAGCCCAAGTTGAAAGGATCGCAAGATTTGGCTCTCTTCACCCCCAAGATGTGAAGGTTCCAGCACCCTTAGTAGATTATGTAGTCATTGCCCCAAAGGAATACCACAAGCAGAGTGCAAACATTCAGTATGACCCAAGAATTTCCGGTGAGATTATCCCTCCAGCTAAGCCAAGAATTCCAGAAATCCCATTAAATATCCGAAAAGTCATTGCAAGAAGAATTCTGCTTGAGATGGTTGAGATTATCAAAAAGCTCGGTAGACCAATCTTAGTCAACTTAGGAATTGGTATCCCATCAGAGGTGGCAGCAATTGCAACCGAGGAAGGCGTTCAAGATTATCTCTTTACTACAGTCGAATCAGGGCCTTTTGGAGGTGTCGCACTGGGTGGGCCAGATTTTGGAGCATCAATAGGACCATTTGCAATAATCTCCATGGCAGACCAGTTTGCCAATTATGAAGGTGGCGTTATTGATGCCGCGAGCTTAGGGTTCATGCAAGTAGATAAATGTGGAAATGTTAATCCATCAATTCTGCCTGGCAGATTGCCCGGACCTGGAGGTTTCCCAGTGATATCATTTGGCTCTCCAAGAATAATCTTTGCTGGAGGATTTACTGCAGGGAAGAGAGACATCAGAGTCGAAGATGGGCAATTAAAGATTGTCAAAGATGGCAGTGTTATTAAATTCGTCAATCAAGTCTACAAAATAGTTTACAACGGTAAAGTTGGCATAGAAAGGGGTCAAGAAGTTATATACGTAACGGAAAGAGCAGTATTTAAACTGACGAGAAATGGATTAGTTCTTGAAGAAGTTGCCCCGGGTGTGGATGTAGAAAAAGACATCTTGGCAAAAATGGAGTTTGAGCCCAAAGTGAGCTCGAAGCTGGAAGAAATGGATAAGAGATTGTTCCTAGCAGGGAAAATGGGATTGAAAGAGGAAATCAAAAAAGTACTCAGCTGAGTGCTTTTGTTTTATCTTACTCTTTGAACTCCACAAACTCCTCTTTCATACCGTCTTTCGTGATTACAACCACTTGTATTTTCCTATCTCCTGTATAAACGTCCCTCTTGCCGGCTGTTCTGACAGCTCTAATGGCTAATTCTCTTGCCTCTTCAATGCTCATATCCTTCTTATACCCTTCCTCAAGAATTGCTATTGCAAAAGGTGAGCCTGAGCCTGTTGCTGTATAGTCGTCAAATATTAAGCCCCCAAGAGGATCCAGATTCGCTAGAGTTGGCTCCTCAACGTATCCCCCGATAATTATCTGCACTAAATATGGGAACCATTTGTTCTCATTCAATATGTTGCTCAAGAGATTAGCCATTGCTTTTGCAGTCATTGGTCTTCCCCATGTGAACTGATAATAACGAGCTTCAGCTTCGAGCATTCTTGCAAGCATCTGAACATCTCCCACGCTTCCTGCAGTTGTTATTGCTATTCTATCAGTAATCGGAAGAATTTTTTTGATGTTGAGCGTTTCAATCATGTGCTCAAGTGAAGCTTGAGTATCAGCCGCTAAAACAACACCCTCTTTAACTTTAATTCCAACAGTTGTAGTTCCAGTTTTCTTTTCCATAATCTCACCTCCTAAAAGTGGATAGACAAAAGAAGTTTTTAAAGTTTGGCTTATATGTGAATAGTCCGAGAAGAAACAAGAAGCTCACTAACCTAAAAGAGAATTCAAAAGCAGTGCTTGGAAATTTACTGTTCTATTGAATCTTTACAGTTCTCACAGACCCACTTCTCTTGCCCACCAATATAGACCTTATAGAGTGGACCATACTGCCCACAAACCTCACAGATTCCGTAGACTTCAGTCTCGGTTTCTATTTGTTCTGCCTCTTTTTCCTCGCTGTTATATGCTGCTAATGCTGCAAGCAAGTCAGCTGCAGTTACGAACCCTATAGGCTTGCCCAATTTTGTAACAAGGATTCTTCTAACTCCTTTGTCCATCATGAGCTCAATTGCATCCTGGATATCATAGTCGTATTCAATCCTAACTGGATTTTTAGTCATTATTTCCTTGACTTTAACCTCTTTGGGACTCTTTCCTTTAGCAACAACCTTATCCAGAATGTCTCTGTCGGTTAATATGCCCACTATCTCTTCATCCTCAATAACAACTGCACTGCTAACTTTATTTTTGGCCAGTATTTTGGCAACTTTATCAATTGTATCATCCGGCCCAACAACCACTGCCCTTCTCTTAAGCACTTGTTCCACAGTTATTTTTGGCATCATTGCTATTCCCTCCTACTCATGTGGAGATATGAGAAGAAACTTAAAAATGTTTTGGGATTAAAGGTTTCTCCTTGCAAGCCAGTGTGTAAACGCTAAGAAGAGGATTACAAACGTTACAATTCCAATATAAGGAAGGTATGATACTTGAGGAGTGACAGATTTCTGAAGTGCCGGTGTGGGTGTAGATGTAACTGTGAAAGGAGTTGTAACTGTTGGTACCCTCTCTATCGTTGCCTGAGTAACGGTCTCAGTTACAGTTTTTGTTAAATTCTGAGTAACATTCTGAACAGCATACTCTTGTGCAAACTTTGAACCAGCTTTCATTGGAGTCAAGAGGACTTTCGAGAACTTGTAAACCCCATAAGCAATTAAACCTGCAATACTCAAACTAATAACTTGAATTTTCTCAAAAGTTCTCAATATTCTATCCTTCACAGATATTTTTCTTGGGAGAAGAAGTATCGGCCTTGGGGATGCACGATAAAGTTTAACTTCCTGCAGTCTTTTTCCATACTTTTTACCTACAACCTCGACTAATCCTACTTTGATCATTTTATCAATATGATATGAGACCGTTGAAAGGGGAAGATCTAGCTCTCGAGCAATTTCAGAAAGTGAGAGCGTTTTCTCCTGAAGAAGTCTCAGAATGGCCAGAGATTTCTCATT is a genomic window of Thermococcus sp. M39 containing:
- a CDS encoding DUF4157 domain-containing protein translates to MKKKSGLIALTLVVILLASFYQIRVGSIDERAKQVLQKVQEIEGEVQEIRNLTFKEQPKIIVITRQEALKKWGPSKGDIYELRMWEAIYKMTFLVPPSYNLTKEKKEQTASWIAATMGNKVYIIEENFLESGETAYRVVAHELTHVLQKQNFNAPYSGPTLDSTLAIRALVEGDADLVADLYCKRHHILIEKITSLYLENPVWSLNAFPYVFGDKFVQYLYEKGGWGLVNGAYLKLPVTTQQVMNPEMYLSYTLPENVSLSVRNGEVIHEDTMGEFYVYLLLLVHNYEEKEAKKIADGWRGDKLILSQNSTSLILIWKTAWKDDISAEKFYSALKKIGNNYIRAHPEFELSFTIKQEGRYVIFTAVRRLKNA
- a CDS encoding acyl CoA:acetate/3-ketoacid CoA transferase, which translates into the protein MGRIVDVNEAIDEIPDNSVIAVSGFNLLVAPEYLILKLFEHYKETGHPKNIFLEVNPIPTAPNGVLDRIMEELYNDPDQDFLSGILVTYPGWSPYLQKLIQENRIEGYTWPIGTASWFFREVARGFPGVITKVGIGTFLDGRQDAGYLNDLAKEKKRCKVQPIEINGDEYLLYTAPKPNVTFIRGTTSDEIGNITTEREGAFTDILNMAQAAKSLPNPGIVIAQVERIARFGSLHPQDVKVPAPLVDYVVIAPKEYHKQSANIQYDPRISGEIIPPAKPRIPEIPLNIRKVIARRILLEMVEIIKKLGRPILVNLGIGIPSEVAAIATEEGVQDYLFTTVESGPFGGVALGGPDFGASIGPFAIISMADQFANYEGGVIDAASLGFMQVDKCGNVNPSILPGRLPGPGGFPVISFGSPRIIFAGGFTAGKRDIRVEDGQLKIVKDGSVIKFVNQVYKIVYNGKVGIERGQEVIYVTERAVFKLTRNGLVLEEVAPGVDVEKDILAKMEFEPKVSSKLEEMDKRLFLAGKMGLKEEIKKVLS
- the psmB gene encoding archaeal proteasome endopeptidase complex subunit beta codes for the protein MEKKTGTTTVGIKVKEGVVLAADTQASLEHMIETLNIKKILPITDRIAITTAGSVGDVQMLARMLEAEARYYQFTWGRPMTAKAMANLLSNILNENKWFPYLVQIIIGGYVEEPTLANLDPLGGLIFDDYTATGSGSPFAIAILEEGYKKDMSIEEARELAIRAVRTAGKRDVYTGDRKIQVVVITKDGMKEEFVEFKE
- a CDS encoding cyclic nucleotide-binding/CBS domain-containing protein; the encoded protein is MMPKITVEQVLKRRAVVVGPDDTIDKVAKILAKNKVSSAVVIEDEEIVGILTDRDILDKVVAKGKSPKEVKVKEIMTKNPVRIEYDYDIQDAIELMMDKGVRRILVTKLGKPIGFVTAADLLAALAAYNSEEKEAEQIETETEVYGICEVCGQYGPLYKVYIGGQEKWVCENCKDSIEQ
- a CDS encoding helix-turn-helix domain-containing protein, with translation MEFETISVDDEKAKELAQILMNEKSLAILRLLQEKTLSLSEIARELDLPLSTVSYHIDKMIKVGLVEVVGKKYGKRLQEVKLYRASPRPILLLPRKISVKDRILRTFEKIQVISLSIAGLIAYGVYKFSKVLLTPMKAGSKFAQEYAVQNVTQNLTKTVTETVTQATIERVPTVTTPFTVTSTPTPALQKSVTPQVSYLPYIGIVTFVILFLAFTHWLARRNL